A genomic stretch from Arachis stenosperma cultivar V10309 chromosome 3, arast.V10309.gnm1.PFL2, whole genome shotgun sequence includes:
- the LOC130969765 gene encoding protein MIZU-KUSSEI 1 gives MRKQEQNLILQRSTSTIATRLTSTRRITPSNHHVLFRLSDPDDVAEKLLVRRGSSPSISSSSSFKNNQSSPPPTTTRRTRTNNNNKLSVLMRSFLCIFTFPTMIPACKFFTIPSNFSITPSTGRKVTGTLFGHRRGHISFAVQLDPREEPLLLLELAISTASLVKEMSSGLVRIALECEKVHAAASHGGRHRKLFQEPAWTMYCNGRKCGYAVSRTCGEREWHVLRTVQSVSVGAGVIPLLEDGEKESNGGSEGELMYMRARFERVVGSRDSEAFYMLNPDGSGGPELSIFLLRI, from the coding sequence ATGagaaaacaagaacaaaacctCATCCTCCAAAGAAGCACCAGCACCATCGCCACAAGATTAACAAGCACCAGAAGAATAACCCCTTCCAACCACCACGTCCTCTTCCGCCTCTCCGACCCCGACGACGTTGCCGAAAAGCTCCTCGTACGGCGAGGTTCctccccctccatctcctcctcctcctccttcaaGAATAACCAATCATCACCACcaccaacaacaacaagaagaacaagaaccaacaataacaacaaactCTCAGTTCTAATGCGCTCTTTCCTGTGCATCTTCACCTTCCCTACAATGATCCCAGCATGCAAATTTTTCACTATACCTTCCAACTTCTCCATAACCCCTTCCACTGGTCGAAAAGTCACCGGAACACTCTTTGGCCACCGCCGCGGCCATATCTCCTTCGCCGTCCAGCTCGACCCGCGGGAGGAGCCTCTCCTCCTCCTCGAGCTCGCCATCTCTACCGCCTCTCTCGTCAAGGAGATGTCCTCCGGCCTCGTCCGCATCGCGCTCGAGTGCGAGAAGGTCCACGCCGCCGCCTCTCACGGGGGCCGGCACAGGAAGCTCTTCCAGGAGCCGGCCTGGACTATGTACTGCAACGGTAGGAAGTGCGGTTACGCGGTGTCGCGAACGTGCGGGGAGCGTGAGTGGCACGTGCTGAGAACGGTTCAGAGTGTGTCCGTTGGCGCGGGCGTAATACCGCTGCTGGAAGACGGGGAGAAAGAAAGCAACGGCGGGTCAGAGGGCGAGTTGATGTACATGAGAGCGAGGTTTGAACGAGTCGTTGGAAGCCGTGACTCGGAAGCTTTCTACATGTTGAATCCTGATGGTAGTGGAGGACCTGAACTCAGTATTTTTCTTTTGAGAATATGA